In the genome of uncultured Fusobacterium sp., one region contains:
- a CDS encoding dihydrofolate reductase has translation MSKPKLKMIVCVGENNLIGDKVPTGNGLLWHSMEELQYYKSKTIGNVVLFGENTAKYVPINLMKKNREVIVLTLESRLEDIMKQYEDSGKDIFICGGYTIYKYYLENYEIDEIYISKLKSHVEVAPATNPLYFPDVEKFGYKLFSSTEYNDFTATIYKK, from the coding sequence ATGAGTAAACCTAAATTAAAAATGATAGTTTGTGTTGGAGAAAATAATCTAATAGGAGATAAAGTTCCTACTGGTAATGGACTTTTGTGGCACTCTATGGAGGAGTTACAATATTACAAATCTAAAACTATTGGTAATGTTGTTCTTTTTGGAGAAAATACTGCTAAATATGTTCCTATCAATCTAATGAAAAAAAATAGAGAGGTTATTGTTTTAACTCTAGAAAGTAGATTAGAGGATATTATGAAACAATACGAAGATAGTGGAAAGGATATATTTATCTGTGGTGGATATACAATATATAAATATTATCTAGAAAATTATGAGATTGATGAGATCTATATCTCAAAATTAAAATCTCATGTTGAAGTAGCACCTGCTACTAATCCACTATATTTCCCAGATGTAGAAAAATTTGGTTACAAATTATTTTCTTCTACTGAATACAATGATTTTACTGCAACAATTTATAAAAAATAA
- the thyA gene encoding thymidylate synthase, producing MAKFDEIYKDIVKTIDEKGIWSEGQVRTKYADGTPAHYKSYIGYQFRLDNSTDEAHLITTRFAPSKAPIRELYWIWIMQSNDVNELNKLKCKFWDEWKMADGTIGKAYGYQIAKETFGYKSQLDYVINELKKNPNSRRIMTEIWVPEDLDKMALTPCVHLTQWSVIGDKLYLEVRQRSCDVALGLVANVFQYSILHKLVAMECGLKPAEIIWNIHNVHIYDRHMPNLLEQVKRPSLDGATVKIENFKSIYDFKPDDVVIENYNYGEKISYEVAI from the coding sequence ATGGCAAAATTTGATGAAATATACAAAGATATTGTTAAAACTATTGATGAGAAAGGAATTTGGAGTGAAGGACAAGTAAGAACAAAATATGCCGATGGCACTCCTGCTCACTATAAAAGTTATATAGGTTATCAATTTAGACTTGATAACTCTACTGATGAAGCACATCTTATAACTACAAGATTTGCTCCTAGTAAAGCACCTATTAGAGAGCTTTATTGGATATGGATTATGCAATCTAATGATGTAAATGAACTTAATAAATTAAAATGTAAGTTCTGGGATGAATGGAAAATGGCTGATGGAACTATTGGAAAAGCTTATGGTTACCAAATTGCTAAAGAAACATTTGGATATAAAAGTCAATTAGATTATGTTATCAATGAATTGAAAAAAAATCCTAATAGCCGTAGAATTATGACAGAAATTTGGGTTCCTGAAGATTTAGATAAAATGGCTCTTACTCCATGTGTTCATCTTACTCAATGGAGTGTAATTGGAGATAAACTTTACCTTGAAGTTAGACAAAGAAGTTGTGATGTTGCTTTAGGACTTGTAGCAAATGTGTTCCAATATTCAATTCTACACAAATTAGTAGCTATGGAGTGTGGACTAAAACCTGCTGAAATTATTTGGAATATTCATAATGTCCATATCTATGATAGACATATGCCAAACCTATTGGAACAAGTAAAAAGACCATCTCTTGATGGAGCTACTGTTAAAATAGAAAACTTTAAATCAATTTATGATTTTAAACCTGATGATGTAGTAATTGAAAACTATAATTATGGAGAAAAAATTTCTTATGAGGTGGCAATCTAA
- a CDS encoding sulfite exporter TauE/SafE family protein, giving the protein MPVIFFVVSFFSSLVGAICGIGGGVIIKPVLDAVGVMSVSAVSFLSGCTVLSMSIISVFKALKGGSAKINTKLTTWLALGSVFGGIMGKMLFQHIKVAFANENVLGMIQSIVLVLMTIGTFIYTLKKSQIETKRYENKLLCLVIGIILGICSSFLGIGGGPINLVILIYFFSMGTKEAAINSIYIILFSQIASLVQSIVKQTIPEVSLVFLITMVLGGVLGGMAGGIVNKKISEEKVDKLFLALMGVIIFINIYNTYVFATA; this is encoded by the coding sequence ATGCCAGTTATTTTTTTTGTGGTTAGTTTTTTTTCATCGTTAGTTGGAGCAATATGTGGAATAGGTGGAGGAGTAATAATTAAACCTGTACTTGACGCTGTTGGTGTAATGAGCGTATCAGCAGTTAGCTTTTTATCAGGTTGTACAGTTCTTTCAATGTCTATAATCTCTGTATTTAAAGCGTTAAAAGGTGGTTCAGCTAAGATTAATACTAAACTTACAACTTGGTTAGCTTTAGGAAGTGTTTTTGGTGGAATAATGGGTAAAATGTTATTTCAACATATTAAAGTGGCATTTGCTAATGAAAATGTACTTGGAATGATTCAATCAATAGTATTAGTGTTAATGACAATAGGAACTTTTATCTATACTTTAAAGAAAAGTCAAATAGAAACTAAAAGATATGAGAATAAACTTCTATGCTTAGTGATAGGAATAATTTTAGGTATCTGTTCTTCATTCTTAGGAATAGGTGGAGGACCTATCAACTTAGTAATCTTAATCTATTTCTTCTCAATGGGAACAAAGGAAGCAGCAATAAACTCAATCTATATTATCCTTTTCTCTCAAATAGCAAGTTTAGTTCAAAGTATTGTAAAACAAACTATACCAGAAGTTAGTTTAGTATTCTTAATAACTATGGTATTAGGTGGAGTTTTAGGAGGAATGGCTGGAGGAATTGTTAACAAAAAGATTTCAGAGGAGAAAGTTGATAAACTTTTTTTAGCTCTAATGGGAGTAATCATCTTTATAAATATATATAATACTTATGTTTTTGCAACAGCTTAA
- a CDS encoding DUF1847 domain-containing protein, protein MYTCDACTKHVCRTGDLTDAPLNCPCRELEKIEDIKKFYLEKENMMLAHESALVEAEGYCQQTRVEEIINFAKKCGYKKLGVAFCVGLAKEAKVFASILRHHGFEVESVICKSGSIPKSFIGISNDEQVRPCTYEPMCNPIGQAKFLSSAKTELNILLGLCVGHDSLFIKHSDAPVTVFAVKDRVLGHNPLAAIYLAEGYYKKKLFK, encoded by the coding sequence ATGTACACTTGTGATGCTTGCACAAAACATGTTTGTAGAACTGGAGATTTAACTGATGCTCCACTAAATTGTCCTTGTAGAGAATTAGAAAAAATCGAGGATATAAAAAAATTCTACTTAGAAAAAGAGAATATGATGTTAGCTCATGAATCAGCTTTAGTTGAGGCTGAAGGGTATTGTCAACAAACAAGAGTCGAGGAGATAATCAATTTTGCTAAAAAATGTGGTTATAAAAAGTTAGGAGTTGCTTTTTGTGTTGGACTTGCTAAAGAGGCTAAAGTTTTTGCATCTATACTTAGACATCATGGTTTTGAAGTAGAATCAGTTATATGTAAAAGTGGTTCTATTCCTAAAAGTTTTATAGGTATTTCAAATGATGAACAAGTAAGACCTTGTACTTATGAGCCTATGTGTAACCCTATTGGACAAGCTAAATTTTTAAGTTCTGCTAAAACTGAATTAAATATTCTTTTAGGACTTTGTGTAGGACATGACTCATTATTTATAAAACATTCAGATGCGCCAGTTACTGTTTTTGCAGTAAAAGATAGAGTACTAGGACATAACCCTCTTGCTGCTATATATCTTGCTGAAGGATATTATAAAAAGAAACTTTTTAAATAG
- a CDS encoding alpha/beta fold hydrolase: MKHVKGIIQIIHGMSEHKNRYKHLFKYFSDRGYLVALKEHLHHGYNNIDQEKIGIFENDFEQLIKDQVNYTKELKESYPNTPIYIFGHSMGSFIAQEHMKHCFDIVDGYIFCGSCYKTPFLWKLAEYLSFFMNKIYKNRRAHLVKKLVFLNSNDKAKSEYYYNENSWLSRDIEEVKTYCNDDLCDFTYSSSFYSDFFYFLNRLYLPTSFKDINRDLPIYIISGDMDPVGRYGKGVTQLKEFYERLNFKNVQYKLYPNARHELHNEINRDEVFFNIEKWLNN; encoded by the coding sequence ATGAAACATGTAAAAGGAATTATCCAAATAATTCATGGAATGAGTGAACATAAAAATAGATATAAGCATCTTTTTAAATATTTTTCTGATAGAGGTTATCTAGTTGCTCTTAAAGAGCATCTACACCATGGATATAACAATATTGATCAAGAAAAAATTGGTATCTTCGAAAATGATTTTGAACAATTAATTAAAGATCAAGTTAATTATACAAAGGAGCTAAAAGAATCATATCCTAATACTCCTATATATATTTTCGGACATAGTATGGGATCTTTTATTGCTCAAGAACATATGAAACATTGTTTTGATATTGTAGATGGGTATATCTTTTGTGGTTCTTGTTACAAAACACCTTTCCTTTGGAAATTAGCTGAATATCTAAGCTTTTTTATGAATAAAATCTATAAAAACAGAAGAGCTCATCTTGTAAAAAAATTAGTATTTTTAAATTCTAATGATAAAGCTAAATCAGAGTATTATTACAATGAAAATTCTTGGTTATCTAGAGATATAGAAGAAGTTAAAACTTATTGTAATGATGATCTTTGTGATTTTACATATAGTAGCAGTTTTTATTCAGATTTTTTCTATTTTTTAAATAGATTATATCTGCCTACATCTTTCAAAGATATCAATAGAGATCTCCCTATCTACATAATTTCTGGAGATATGGATCCTGTAGGAAGATATGGAAAAGGTGTTACTCAACTTAAAGAGTTCTATGAAAGATTAAATTTTAAAAATGTTCAATATAAACTTTATCCTAATGCTAGACATGAATTACATAATGAAATAAATAGAGATGAAGTTTTTTTTAATATAGAAAAATGGTTAAATAACTAA
- a CDS encoding mechanosensitive ion channel domain-containing protein, whose product MHLLLENFLADILGILPKIVFRGVILIILLIFWPKILSMILTTYAKTLEKRKVDPLLQSFTVSLLKTIFYVTLFFVVISVIGVKATSLVTILGTAGLAVGLALQGSLTNLAGGVLILFFKQFSKGDYISTGSLDGTVDQIHILYTTLITPDNKVIIIPNGQLANGAIINFSKNSTRRLDMVFSVSYDTPAEKVKEILNRIADEHPAVIKTKDKTIRMFKQNASSLDFVFRVWVQNKDYWTTMFDFNEIVKEEFDKNNIEIPYQKIDIYNK is encoded by the coding sequence ATGCATTTATTACTAGAAAACTTTTTGGCAGACATATTGGGAATTTTACCTAAGATAGTATTCAGAGGTGTTATTTTAATAATTCTACTTATTTTTTGGCCAAAAATCTTATCGATGATTTTGACAACTTATGCAAAAACATTAGAAAAGAGAAAAGTGGATCCTTTATTACAAAGTTTTACAGTATCACTTTTAAAAACAATATTTTATGTTACTTTATTCTTTGTAGTTATAAGCGTAATTGGAGTTAAGGCAACTTCATTAGTAACAATACTAGGTACTGCAGGATTAGCAGTAGGTTTAGCACTACAAGGAAGTTTAACAAATTTAGCTGGAGGAGTGTTAATTCTATTCTTTAAACAATTTTCTAAAGGGGATTATATTTCAACAGGGTCATTAGATGGAACAGTAGATCAAATTCATATTTTATACACTACTTTAATTACACCAGATAATAAAGTAATTATTATTCCTAATGGACAATTAGCAAATGGTGCAATTATAAACTTTTCTAAAAATTCAACAAGAAGATTGGACATGGTATTTTCAGTTTCATATGACACACCAGCAGAAAAAGTAAAAGAGATCTTAAATAGAATAGCTGATGAGCATCCAGCAGTAATTAAAACAAAGGATAAAACTATTAGAATGTTTAAGCAAAATGCAAGTTCTCTTGATTTTGTATTTAGAGTATGGGTTCAAAATAAAGATTACTGGACAACAATGTTTGATTTTAACGAAATAGTGAAAGAAGAATTTGATAAAAATAATATTGAAATTCCATATCAAAAAATTGATATATACAACAAATAA
- the guaB gene encoding IMP dehydrogenase — MMNGKIVKEAITFDDVLLIPAKSEVLPHEVSLKTRLTKDITLNVPILSAAMDTVTESDLAIALARQGGIGFIHKNMSIADQAAEVDRVKRIESGMIRNPVTLKADCTVGFAEDLMRRYKISGLPVIEDDGKLIGIVTNRDIKYHKDMEQIVGEIMTKEALITAPVGTTLEDAKEVLLSHRIEKLPIVDENGYLKGLITIKDIDNLTEYPNACKDAHGTLRVGAAVGIGNDTLERVEALVRAGVDIITVDSAHGHSAGVIRKIKEIRAAFPKLNLIGGNIVTAEAALDLIEAGVDAVKVGIGPGSICTTRVVAGVGVPQLTAVNDVYQVCKERGIGVIADGGIKLSGDIVKALAAGADCVMLGGILAGTKEAPGEEIILEGRKYKIYVGMGSIAAMKRGSKDRYFQNDAKKLVPEGIEGRIAYKGSLKDVIFQLSGGIRAGMGYCGTPTIEDLKVNGRFIKITGAGLRESHPHDITITKEAPNYSK; from the coding sequence ATGATGAACGGAAAGATAGTAAAAGAAGCAATTACATTTGATGACGTATTACTTATACCTGCGAAATCAGAGGTATTACCACATGAGGTTAGTTTAAAAACTAGATTAACTAAAGATATTACATTAAATGTACCTATTTTAAGTGCTGCTATGGACACTGTAACTGAATCAGACCTAGCTATTGCTTTAGCTAGACAAGGTGGAATTGGATTTATTCATAAGAATATGAGTATAGCTGATCAAGCTGCTGAAGTAGATAGAGTAAAAAGAATTGAAAGTGGAATGATTAGAAACCCTGTTACTTTAAAAGCAGACTGTACAGTAGGATTTGCTGAAGATCTAATGAGAAGATATAAAATATCTGGACTTCCAGTTATTGAAGATGATGGAAAACTTATTGGAATAGTAACTAACAGAGATATAAAATATCATAAAGATATGGAGCAAATAGTTGGAGAAATCATGACTAAAGAAGCTCTTATCACTGCTCCAGTTGGAACAACATTAGAAGATGCTAAAGAAGTTTTACTTTCTCACAGAATAGAAAAACTACCTATCGTAGATGAAAATGGATATTTAAAAGGACTTATCACAATAAAAGATATTGATAACTTAACAGAGTATCCAAATGCTTGTAAAGATGCTCATGGAACTTTAAGAGTAGGGGCAGCAGTAGGAATTGGAAATGATACTTTAGAAAGAGTTGAAGCACTTGTAAGAGCAGGAGTAGACATTATAACTGTTGACTCTGCACATGGACATTCAGCTGGAGTTATAAGAAAAATAAAAGAAATTAGAGCAGCTTTCCCTAAATTAAATCTAATTGGAGGAAACATTGTAACTGCTGAAGCAGCTCTTGACTTAATTGAAGCAGGAGTAGACGCAGTTAAAGTAGGAATCGGACCAGGATCAATCTGTACAACAAGAGTTGTTGCAGGAGTTGGAGTTCCTCAATTAACAGCAGTAAACGATGTATATCAAGTATGTAAAGAAAGAGGAATTGGAGTAATAGCTGACGGAGGAATCAAACTTTCAGGAGATATCGTAAAAGCTCTAGCAGCAGGAGCAGACTGTGTAATGTTAGGAGGAATCCTTGCAGGAACTAAAGAAGCTCCAGGAGAAGAAATTATTCTTGAAGGAAGAAAATATAAAATTTATGTAGGAATGGGATCAATAGCAGCAATGAAGAGAGGATCTAAAGATAGATACTTCCAAAACGATGCTAAAAAACTAGTTCCAGAAGGAATTGAAGGACGTATAGCTTACAAAGGAAGCTTAAAAGATGTTATATTCCAACTTTCTGGAGGAATTAGAGCAGGAATGGGATACTGTGGAACTCCTACAATTGAAGATCTAAAAGTAAATGGAAGATTTATAAAAATAACTGGAGCAGGACTAAGAGAAAGTCATCCACACGATATTACAATAACTAAAGAGGCTCCTAACTACTCTAAATAA
- a CDS encoding toxin-antitoxin system YwqK family antitoxin gives MKRAILISFIILGLNLKAYELKEIKTLDEFNKEVVEASSKKINSQSKDNGLIPLEKIDSNVKTEEKKSVEAISGKEIQEKKANLRVVDISEKTYGNDKLVYVKGENKPFTGKFALFLGEIIESSEEYQDGKLHGEKIWYSDDGKIVMSENYNNDKLDGEQRAYYANGQVKSIINYKNNKIVGLEAYNQNGKTLHKEDLSDGTGIWKAFWDNGKVMEEGRYKNWAKDGTWKRYQEDGTVDSITVYEKGKQKSQTWN, from the coding sequence ATGAAAAGGGCAATTTTAATTTCATTTATTATATTAGGGTTAAATTTAAAAGCCTATGAATTAAAAGAGATAAAAACTTTAGATGAATTTAATAAAGAGGTAGTTGAAGCTTCTTCAAAGAAGATTAATTCTCAATCTAAAGATAATGGATTAATTCCTTTAGAAAAAATTGATTCAAATGTAAAGACAGAGGAAAAAAAATCTGTAGAAGCTATTTCAGGTAAAGAAATACAAGAAAAAAAAGCTAATCTAAGAGTAGTGGATATAAGTGAAAAAACTTATGGAAATGATAAACTTGTTTATGTAAAAGGAGAAAATAAACCTTTTACTGGAAAGTTTGCACTCTTCTTAGGAGAGATAATAGAAAGTAGCGAAGAGTATCAAGATGGTAAACTTCATGGAGAGAAAATTTGGTATTCTGATGATGGAAAAATTGTTATGAGTGAAAACTATAACAATGACAAGTTAGATGGAGAGCAAAGGGCTTACTATGCTAATGGACAGGTAAAATCTATTATCAATTATAAAAATAATAAGATTGTTGGACTTGAAGCCTATAATCAAAATGGTAAAACTCTTCATAAGGAAGATTTAAGTGATGGTACAGGAATATGGAAAGCTTTCTGGGATAATGGAAAAGTTATGGAAGAAGGAAGATACAAAAACTGGGCAAAAGATGGAACTTGGAAGAGATACCAAGAAGATGGAACTGTTGATAGCATAACAGTTTATGAAAAGGGAAAACAAAAAAGTCAAACATGGAATTAA
- a CDS encoding LexA family transcriptional regulator, with protein MIFKNFLKKKREELGYSQNKIAKLIGITQSYYNTIERGEVKNPPSEDVLENMAKVLNLSEKETRDFKYLAAIERTPAIILEELKKLSKIEKSNAIISNEIKDTDKYIPLYSRISAGIGAFTDESPVDFISIPGVRNIETLFAVNVKGDSMEPTIKNSSIILCRKGVDLRNGEIGTFIVNGESYVKRLKVTGNYIALISDNPNYQPIYIGPGDEFTAVGKVLKVINDIQ; from the coding sequence ATGATTTTCAAAAACTTTCTAAAGAAAAAAAGAGAAGAATTAGGATATAGTCAAAATAAAATAGCTAAATTAATTGGAATTACTCAATCTTATTATAATACTATTGAAAGAGGAGAGGTAAAAAATCCTCCCAGTGAAGATGTTTTAGAAAATATGGCAAAAGTTCTTAATCTTTCTGAAAAAGAAACTAGAGATTTTAAATATCTTGCTGCTATTGAAAGAACTCCTGCTATAATTTTAGAAGAATTAAAAAAGCTTTCTAAAATTGAAAAAAGTAACGCAATTATTTCTAATGAAATAAAAGATACTGATAAATATATTCCCCTATACTCTAGAATAAGTGCTGGTATTGGAGCTTTCACTGATGAATCTCCAGTTGATTTCATCTCTATTCCAGGAGTTAGAAATATAGAAACTCTTTTTGCTGTTAATGTTAAAGGGGATTCTATGGAACCAACAATAAAAAATTCTTCTATCATTTTATGTAGAAAAGGTGTTGATCTTAGAAATGGAGAAATCGGAACTTTTATTGTAAATGGTGAATCTTATGTAAAAAGATTAAAAGTCACTGGAAATTACATTGCCCTAATTAGTGATAATCCAAACTATCAACCTATTTATATAGGACCTGGAGATGAATTTACTGCTGTAGGTAAGGTTTTAAAAGTTATAAATGATATTCAATAA
- a CDS encoding diguanylate cyclase — MVGIVVVAHNPKLSQEIINFCLELKKNDFNLINGGGIDKEGNYGTCPHIISRAIKNADQGDGVVVLCDLGSSVLNAAKAKEALKDEIRVEIVDAPIVEGAIVGVSANHPKVKIEALVEFIKEAKEFPKF, encoded by the coding sequence ATGGTAGGAATAGTAGTAGTCGCACACAATCCAAAATTATCACAAGAGATTATAAATTTTTGTTTAGAGCTAAAAAAGAATGATTTTAATTTAATTAATGGTGGAGGAATTGATAAAGAGGGAAATTATGGAACTTGTCCACATATAATTTCAAGAGCTATAAAAAATGCAGATCAAGGAGATGGAGTAGTAGTCCTTTGTGATCTTGGAAGTTCAGTTTTAAATGCAGCAAAAGCTAAAGAGGCATTAAAAGATGAGATAAGAGTTGAGATAGTAGATGCTCCTATTGTAGAGGGGGCAATAGTTGGAGTTTCAGCAAATCATCCAAAGGTAAAAATTGAAGCTTTAGTTGAATTCATAAAAGAAGCAAAGGAGTTTCCTAAATTTTAA